A genome region from bacterium includes the following:
- a CDS encoding type II toxin-antitoxin system MqsA family antitoxin: protein MRCTVCGSEMVSTKTDLPFKVGQSAIVIIKELPVQSCTRCQEFVLEDPIMEKVDKILASVDETLELEVVHFAA, encoded by the coding sequence GTGAGATGCACTGTTTGTGGGTCTGAGATGGTCAGCACCAAGACTGACCTTCCATTCAAGGTGGGGCAATCCGCGATTGTCATCATCAAGGAGCTTCCGGTTCAATCTTGCACAAGATGCCAGGAGTTCGTCCTGGAAGACCCCATCATGGAGAAGGTTGATAAGATACTGGCCTCCGTTGACGAGACGCTAGAGCTTGAGGTCGTTCACTTCGCCGCTTGA
- a CDS encoding AAA family ATPase — translation MTRWNWKGAQWWRFDFHTHTPASKGDYGMGRDREELMKRTPREWLLDYMQAGIDCVAITDHNTGAWIDELKSALAKLESEKPQGYRPLYLFPGMEISVNAGIHLLAIFDGSAITEDMTVLLGLVGYTGDQGKCDDETSKPFEDVVAAIDGRGGIAIPAHVDKENGLLRVEPNRTLRNILSCQNILAMELIDPAYPKPQIYQEEAPNWTEVVGSDARHPSGALGQNYPGSRFTWVKMGEPCLEGLRLALLDGPLSVRRSDQSNEDPNTHASCVIESIEVSDARYMGCERAFKVPLNPWLNAVIGGRGTGKSTLVEFLRIALRRTDGLPEAVEKSIEKYNAVYGTRNDTGLLTDATHFTVTYRKDDVRYRIQWSQAGDAVPIEVETGPDVWEPAQGDIDRRFPIRIFSQKQIYALADNPLGLLKIVDEAPKVDRLNLDRAWRELETKFLSLRAKAREIESGLSEEDTLRGELEDVKRKLVVFEQAGHAQILKDYRYRDGQQKVVDEWEDSWRASGDRIRELAQDLALAPLDAQAFESADPADSSILKASTDSAEQIAGIAQKLNTIAEDADNAVKRWKEEKVQSQWHQALASTIQSYAVLVRKLADEGVEDPRIYGELVQRKQSIESRLKALDDRRRESHSLRSQADACLGQLVVMRHLLTKKRADFLSQTLKGSQYVHIQVLPYQAREEVESKFREIIQREDGRFKYDIDGLLRSLYSDKLDVRDLEAKLGGIKRKVRDIAEGNTDPGSLQDRRFAAHLAKLPPELLDRFDLWFPEDSLKVEYYREAGGSRPTSIDQGSPGQKSAALLWFLLSYGDEPLVLDQPEDDLDNHVIYDLIVTQLREIKRRRQVIVVTHNANIVVNGDAELVIALEAKGGQTHRECCGILQEKKVRDTICDVMEGGKAAFEKRYRRMTSEDRHV, via the coding sequence CGCAGTGGTGGAGGTTCGATTTCCACACGCATACTCCCGCATCGAAGGGCGATTACGGGATGGGGCGGGACCGGGAAGAGCTTATGAAGCGCACACCGCGGGAGTGGCTTCTCGATTATATGCAAGCCGGGATCGACTGCGTTGCCATAACTGACCATAACACCGGCGCCTGGATCGACGAACTCAAATCAGCTCTTGCCAAACTGGAAAGCGAAAAGCCTCAAGGCTATCGTCCGCTTTATCTCTTCCCTGGCATGGAGATTTCGGTCAATGCCGGGATTCACCTCCTGGCGATTTTCGATGGATCTGCAATTACGGAAGATATGACTGTCCTATTGGGGCTCGTAGGATACACGGGAGACCAGGGAAAATGTGATGATGAAACCAGTAAACCATTTGAAGATGTGGTTGCTGCTATCGATGGAAGAGGTGGCATTGCGATTCCTGCACACGTCGATAAAGAAAATGGGCTCTTGAGGGTTGAGCCTAACCGGACATTGAGGAACATACTGAGCTGCCAGAATATCTTGGCGATGGAGTTGATTGATCCGGCCTATCCGAAGCCGCAGATCTATCAAGAAGAAGCTCCCAACTGGACGGAGGTCGTGGGCTCGGACGCCCGTCATCCCTCGGGAGCACTAGGCCAAAACTATCCTGGGAGTCGATTTACATGGGTGAAGATGGGTGAACCATGCCTGGAGGGGCTTAGACTGGCGCTTCTCGATGGGCCGTTGTCAGTCCGTCGCTCGGACCAGTCAAACGAGGACCCGAATACACACGCCTCCTGCGTGATTGAGTCTATTGAGGTATCCGACGCTCGTTACATGGGGTGCGAACGAGCATTCAAGGTTCCACTTAACCCGTGGCTCAACGCTGTAATCGGCGGTCGCGGCACAGGCAAATCCACGCTCGTGGAGTTCTTACGCATCGCGCTGCGCCGAACGGACGGATTGCCGGAAGCTGTGGAGAAGAGTATCGAGAAGTACAACGCTGTTTATGGGACACGGAATGATACGGGCTTACTAACAGACGCGACCCACTTCACGGTGACCTATCGCAAAGATGACGTGAGGTATCGCATACAATGGAGCCAAGCGGGGGACGCCGTTCCCATCGAGGTCGAGACAGGGCCAGATGTCTGGGAACCGGCACAGGGCGATATCGACCGGAGGTTTCCGATTCGCATCTTTAGTCAGAAGCAGATATATGCTTTGGCGGATAATCCACTTGGCCTTCTAAAGATCGTGGATGAGGCGCCCAAAGTCGATCGGCTCAACTTGGACCGAGCATGGCGCGAGCTGGAGACGAAGTTTCTTTCGCTCAGAGCAAAGGCTAGAGAGATTGAATCTGGATTGTCAGAAGAGGACACATTGCGCGGAGAACTGGAGGACGTGAAGCGGAAGTTGGTGGTATTCGAGCAAGCTGGTCACGCGCAGATTTTGAAGGACTACCGGTACCGTGACGGACAACAGAAGGTGGTCGATGAGTGGGAAGACAGCTGGCGCGCAAGCGGAGATCGGATCCGGGAGTTGGCTCAAGACTTGGCGCTTGCGCCGCTTGACGCCCAGGCATTCGAATCCGCCGACCCGGCAGATTCTTCCATTCTCAAGGCATCGACCGATTCAGCGGAGCAGATTGCGGGAATCGCTCAGAAGCTCAACACCATCGCCGAAGATGCTGATAATGCGGTTAAGCGTTGGAAAGAAGAGAAGGTGCAATCGCAGTGGCATCAAGCTCTGGCGTCAACGATTCAATCGTATGCTGTTCTGGTGCGTAAGCTGGCTGACGAGGGTGTTGAGGATCCTCGTATTTACGGGGAACTCGTACAACGAAAGCAGAGTATTGAGTCTCGCCTCAAGGCCTTAGACGACCGGCGAAGGGAGTCGCATTCACTGAGGAGCCAGGCAGATGCTTGTCTCGGGCAGCTTGTGGTGATGCGGCATCTGCTAACGAAGAAGAGAGCCGACTTCCTTTCACAGACCCTTAAGGGGAGTCAATACGTCCACATTCAGGTACTGCCATACCAGGCTCGCGAGGAGGTCGAAAGCAAGTTCCGTGAGATCATCCAGCGAGAAGACGGGCGATTCAAGTATGATATCGACGGGCTTTTAAGGAGCTTGTATTCGGACAAGCTGGACGTAAGGGACCTCGAGGCTAAGCTTGGAGGGATCAAACGCAAAGTCCGCGACATTGCGGAAGGGAACACTGACCCGGGGAGTCTCCAGGACAGACGCTTCGCCGCTCATCTCGCCAAGCTTCCGCCGGAACTGCTGGACCGCTTCGACCTGTGGTTCCCGGAGGACAGCCTTAAGGTTGAATACTACAGGGAAGCCGGTGGATCGAGACCCACTTCGATTGACCAGGGGTCTCCCGGGCAGAAGTCCGCTGCGCTTCTGTGGTTTTTGCTCTCCTATGGAGATGAACCTCTTGTTCTGGACCAACCTGAAGACGACCTGGATAATCATGTCATTTATGATCTGATCGTCACACAACTGCGGGAGATCAAGCGTCGCCGTCAGGTGATAGTGGTGACACATAACGCCAACATCGTCGTTAATGGGGACGCGGAGCTCGTGATCGCTCTAGAGGCAAAGGGTGGGCAGACCCATCGAGAGTGCTGCGGCATTCTGCAGGAGAAGAAGGTCAGAGACACGATCTGCGACGTGATGGAGGGTGGAAAGGCAGCCTTTGAAAAGCGATATCGCCGAATGACTTCTGAGGATCGCCATGTTTGA
- a CDS encoding ATP-binding protein, with the protein MFDSPEELLRKIRLGEDTSLEYKTVQFQGGKIRGPKRDDLADEIAAMANTADGVLVLGVDDKSKEILGIPLERLDLLERFISEICNDTIKPPVVFSAFRMELPDSMGTLRAILKVEIPRSLFVHKGPGGYFHRQGSSKRELPTDLLFRLSQQRSQASIIRFEERSVPETTLSDLNAELRQRFLGTTPDEEAVTLRKLRLLTTDDSGHDRASVAGVLMCASHPEKWHPGAFIQAVRYRGIRQDSNYQMDASEITGPLDKQVKTALAFVGRNMTVRARKEPERIETPQFSIRAIFEGVVNAVAHRDYSVYGSKIRLFMFDDRLELYSPGTLPNTVTIESMALRQSTRNELITTLLAKCPIEDPSGQLKRRFLMEKRGDGVPIILEESRRLSGREPIYCLIDDAELLLTIYSAPMLRKEEDAI; encoded by the coding sequence ATGTTTGACAGCCCGGAAGAGCTACTGCGGAAGATTCGCCTCGGCGAGGATACTTCCCTGGAGTACAAGACTGTTCAATTCCAGGGCGGGAAAATCAGAGGTCCAAAACGGGATGACCTAGCGGACGAGATTGCAGCCATGGCGAACACAGCGGATGGCGTGTTAGTCCTCGGCGTGGATGACAAGTCCAAGGAGATCCTTGGCATCCCCTTGGAACGACTGGACCTCCTCGAGAGATTCATATCAGAGATTTGTAATGATACGATCAAACCTCCAGTCGTATTTAGCGCATTCCGCATGGAGCTGCCCGACAGCATGGGAACGCTCAGGGCCATTCTCAAGGTGGAGATTCCGCGCAGCTTATTTGTGCATAAGGGCCCCGGTGGTTACTTCCATAGACAAGGGAGCTCGAAGCGAGAACTCCCGACCGATCTCCTTTTCCGTCTCTCTCAACAGAGAAGTCAGGCCAGTATCATTCGTTTCGAGGAGCGGTCCGTTCCTGAAACCACGCTCAGCGATCTGAACGCAGAGCTTCGACAACGATTCTTAGGCACGACACCTGACGAAGAGGCCGTTACGCTACGGAAACTGCGACTTCTTACCACGGATGACTCAGGTCATGATCGCGCAAGTGTTGCGGGCGTTCTGATGTGCGCGAGTCACCCTGAAAAATGGCACCCAGGGGCATTCATTCAGGCCGTCCGTTACCGCGGGATACGGCAGGACTCGAACTATCAGATGGATGCATCGGAAATCACGGGACCACTAGACAAGCAGGTAAAGACGGCTCTCGCTTTTGTGGGCAGAAACATGACAGTAAGGGCGCGAAAAGAGCCGGAGCGAATTGAGACACCACAATTTAGCATTAGGGCGATATTCGAAGGGGTCGTGAACGCCGTCGCTCATCGCGATTACTCTGTCTATGGATCGAAGATCAGATTGTTCATGTTCGACGATCGTCTTGAGCTCTACTCACCGGGAACGCTTCCCAACACCGTGACGATCGAAAGCATGGCGCTGCGCCAATCAACCCGGAACGAGCTTATTACGACGCTACTCGCGAAGTGTCCGATAGAGGACCCGTCAGGGCAGCTAAAGCGCCGCTTCTTGATGGAGAAACGAGGCGATGGTGTACCCATCATTCTGGAAGAAAGCCGGCGGCTTTCGGGACGGGAGCCCATCTATTGCCTGATTGATGATGCCGAACTGCTCTTGACGATTTATTCGGCCCCGATGCTGAGGAAAGAGGAGGATGCTATCTGA